A region of the Chryseobacterium cucumeris genome:
AAAGATAATCTTCTTTGCTTTTCAAATTTCGTTCTAATTATTATTCAAATTCAAATTAAGCATTGCCCGCAGAATATTCGTTTCTTCGTCGAAGTCAAAGATTTTACTCATAATATCCATATTTTCCAGGTTTTTAATATAATCTTTCAGAACGCCTTCCACTTCAGCTGGCAAAGTACGCTTTCTTTCGTTCATACTATGTTCCAGCTGCTCATTTTTACTTCTCAGCTGATCAATAATGGAACTCTGATTAGACTGATTCTCGGAAATATCCAGCTTATCCAGTTCTTTGTCGAAAAGATACAATTTCTTTTCGTCTACACTGAAAATAAAATAATCATCAGACTGAAAGATTTTAAAAAGTTCATAATCGTGGGTTCCGATAAGGTAACCACATACGAAACGGACTTTAAACCCCTGTATATTAAGCCTTCCCAACAGTTTCCTTTCAATGGAATATTCTTTATACTGATAGGAAGGAAAAGAATCAGTTTTCAGCAGTGTTTCATCTGCCTCCGATCTGTAAAATTCCTGGGCATATTTTTTATGAAAGTACAGTACATTGTCCCAATTGGCCGTAAAACGATCTTCCGTCAGGTCTTTATACACTGTTTTTAAGTGTTGGGAAAAGACACCGCTATACATTTTTCTGTCGGTCTCAAAACTATCTACCTTTCTTTCTTCAAAACCTGAAATATATTTACTGTTGATGTTAATTTCATTGATGACCGCCAGCATGTCATTTTCCTTCTGCTTTTTAATTTTAGTCAGAAGTTCTATAAGGCTGTCGGTATACTGCAGGTGGAAAAGTTCCAGTTTATTATAATCTAAAGCCGTATTTTCCTGGAACAGATTGTGGATAATATCCGTTTTGATGTAAATAGATATAATATCAATATGTTCAAAAAAATTAGCGAGAAGCTTAAGCTTTGTTAACCTTCTTTTGCTTTGCGACAATATGGTTGCGGCATCATCCCCCACCTTGGTATCCTATAAATTAACCTCTGACATTTGCTTTTAGTTCGTGCTCCAATGTCTGAAGATCCTGATCCAGTTTTCTTCTGTTGTCAGCTCCTTGTTTCTGGATTTGTTTCACTTCATTCAATGTATTGATCAGCATTGATGTTGTTTCTCTCAATGTTTCCACCGATACGATAGTCTGCTCATTGGCTCTGGCAACGTTCACTGAATTCTGGCCAAGACGCTCTGCATTCTTTCTTAAAATCTCTTCTGTAGTAGAAGATACTTTTTGCTGGATTTCAATATTCTGCTGCTGTCTGTACATCGCTACCGCAAGGGAAAGCTGGTTTTTCCAAACCGGAAGTGTAGTGGTAAGAATCGTCTGTGCCTTTTCAGCAATAGAAACGTTGTTGTTCTGTACGAGTCTGATCTGAGGAAGTGACTGCATCATAATCACACGCACCACTTTAAGATCAGCCATTCTCCTGTCTAGCCTCGCAATGAAATCTCTTTTATCTGCAATCTGATAATCCTGATAAATCTGCGGATTCGCTTCCATCTGAGCAAGCTCGCCTGCAGCTCTTTCCATTCTGATATTACCTGCAATGACAAGCTCTTCAATCTGCTTGATAGAATTCACATTACTTTCAAAAATAGTCTGAAGTACAGCGTTATCTTTTGTAGAGGTGATAATTCCCGCATTTACTTTATAAGAAATCTGCTCGATATTATTGATGATCTTATCGTATTTTGCAAAAAGATTTTCCACCTGAGTCATTACCTTTTTCATGAATGGCAATTTGCTCAGGAAGCTTTTCACTTTATTTCCGTTAAGTTCTTCTACATCTACATAGTTAAGCTCTACCAAAAGGTCGTTGATAAGCCCACCAACTTCTCCTGAGTTTGATCTTCTTACATTTCCTAAGAAGCTGTCACTCTGGTTGGTTAATGTTTTCTGAAGCTCTGCCCCGAAATTAACGATTGAACCAGGGTTGGTCTCGTCAATAGAGTTCGCAAGAACTTCATATTTCTGACGTTCTTCTGACTGCAGCTGTGTCAGATTTACATTTCCCTCTCTATCCACAAGAACAGCCGGCGCCGCATTCTGAGCGGGCTGAGCCGGAGTAGGAGGAGCCATTGGAGTCGGCTCAAAAGTTTTAAGGGGTTCTATTGATCCCAGCGGATCTATGGGTTGATTTTCCTGATTGTCCATGATTACTTTTGATAAATTGATACAAATTTCTCAAGGCCGTCTCTCTGTCCTGCACCTACAGCCTCAAATTTCCATTCTCCGTTTCTGTTGTAGATTCTTCCGAATTCTACAGCGGTTTCGATTGAGAAATCTTCGTCTAATTCGTATTTTAAGATCTCTTCATTCGTATCTGTATTGAAAATTCTGATGAAAGAATTTCTTACCTGTCCAAAGTTTTGCTTTCTTGAATCAGCCTCGTGAATCGTTACGACTACTGTAATTTCTTTGATAGCACTGTCAATTTTAGTAAGATCAATTTTGATCTGCTCATCGTCACCTGCTCCTTCCCCGGTAAGGTTATCTCCTGTGTGGATCACAGATTTGTCCGGAGACTCAAGGTTGTTATAGAAAATAAAGTGATTATCTGAAACTAATTTTTTGTCGTCTCCTAGCAAAAACAAAGAGGCATCAAGGTCGAAAGCGGTTCCTGTAGAAGTATTATTGATATCCCATCCTAAACCTACAGTAAATTTAGGTGCGTTAATGTTTTCTCTTTGTCCTTTTTGTAAGTTAATAGCCATAATATAATTCCGTTTGTGTTAAAGTATTGATGTTATTTTCGTATTCTTTTATTAAATGATAATTGTTACTGATCGCCAACTCCAAAAGCAGGTCCATCTGTTCCTTTTTTACTTGAGACGTAAGATAGTCAAAATTACTTGATTCCAGGCCTAAAATATATTTTACAATCCTTGTATTGAACTGAAAACTTTCTTTATTCATCACTTCTGCAACATGTTTTACATTTTTTACGGCATAGTAGTTGAAAAAGTTTTCAATTTTCGGGTCAAGGTCAAAATTCATCAGTTCTGCATAATACAGGAACATAAAGTCAGCCTCCACGTTATATTCATTCAGGATTCTGTTGACAGTATATTCATGACTTCCCGTGATTTTTATATCGTCTATAAAAATACAAAGTTTTCCTCTCAAAAAGTCCTTATCGATATAATAAGTGTCATTGGCGATCAGATTTTTGCGGTCTTCAAAATTGAGATTCCCGTAATCTGTGATATAGGTATGATTACGATTGATTTTCGACAGAATACTTGACTTTTTTCCTTTTTGAAACAGATAAAAATCCAGGTGTTTTTTAAAGTAAAAACATAAAAAGTTGGATGCAGTAGGAATCGCCATATAGGGGCTTGGAAGCACTACAATCTCTTTATCTGTATTTAAAAGCTCTTCATTTGCGGAAATAAATCCGTCGAATAATTCTCTTGCAAATTTTTCAGCATACGACTTATCGCCATACTTGAAATAACTGTATTCCGCAGGTGAGAACGTAAACTCATCTGCCGAATGAATGTGGTGTAAGCTGTATCTTTTATTCATGTTTATTTTAGTGTTTAAGTAAATGGGCACTGAAGCCAAAGTTCTTTGCTCCCTGATAATCTGCCACCGGATTATCTCCGATATGCAGGATCTGATTCATAGCCAAATTCTGATCTTTAATCTTATTCTTCACTTCCTGAAAAATAAGCGGATTCGGTTTGGAACAGTTGATTTCATCAGAATAGATATGGAAATCTATGTACTGATCCAGGTTTTCATGAATCAGGAATTTCCTCATTGTTTTTCCTTTGATAAATCCAGTGTTGCTTAGAATATTTATGGTCTTTCCCTGATTTTTAATATCCTCAAAAAAATCGTGAATATTTTCAAAAATCACCACCGGCTTGTATTCCAGAAACAATTCTTCACTCTTGTTGTAAAACTCATTGAGATTTTCTTTATTCAATTGTTTTACATCCACATCCAGCGAACCGAGAATCATCAGATAGATCTCAAAAGTATCGATATTACCACCTGTTACTTCATTAATGGTATTGCAAAGATCATCATAATACTTTACGGTTTTCGCAACCTGTTCTATAGGCTTATCTACGTTAAAAAATGAGGAGAACAGCTCAACTCTTTTTGCTTTAAATTCAGGATGAGATTTGATTAAAGTGAGCCACAGGTCAAAGGAAAAATGACTGTGGTTATGGATGTCGATATCTGTTTTCAATAGGTTTTAAGTTAAAAGTTTTTATCTAGCTTCTTGAAAAAGATTTAAAATTTTTTAATCATCAAAAAGTGTTCACGATACTATTCTTCCCAAAGATAAAATATTTATCATAAAAGCATTACGTTCAAGATCTGTTTTAAGATATTTTTATGAAAATCCAAGGTTTTGAAAGGTTCACAGAAGATGATTGATGAAGCGTTTAAAAAAAATATTTTCAAAAATTCTTTGGAAATCAAAAAAAAATTATAATTTCGCAACCGATTAACAATCAACAATGTCAACAAAAATGATAAATATTATAACGTTAAGCAATCCTGTCAGAGCTGTGTTCTTTGGCAGCACTGAATATTTATCTGAATAGTTCTATAGATCTTTTATACCCAAAAATATATTGAAGACCTGTCTATTCGGATAGGTCTTTTTTGCTGCCCTATTTTCAGACTTTAACAAATCCAAAAACTTCTGTTGTTTGTTAAGATCTCTGAAATTTTCCTTTGATACGAAATACGAAAAATGTTTTACCGGCTTTATAAGACCGGAGTGTATTTTGTGCTTATTTTTTTCAGAACCTTTTCCAAAAACAGATCTAAAAATCAACAATTTAAATTAAAAAAAATGAAATACAACACACGAAATATAGGGATTATAGCACACGTAGATGCAGGAAAAACAACGTTATCAGAAAGACTTTTGTATTACACAGGACTTATTCATAAAATCGGTAATGTAGATGATGGAAATACCACCATGGATAAAGACATCCAGGAAAGAAACAGAGGAATTACCATTTCATCGGCTGCAGTTTCCACACAATGGAAAAAAGATAACAATGTTTATAATATCAACATTATTGATACGCCGGGACACATTGATTTTGCAGTAGAAGTAGAACGCTCTCTAAGAGTTCTGGACAGTGTAATCGCAGTTTTCTGTGCTTCATCAGGAGTTCAGCCACAGACTGAAAACGTTTGGTTCCAGGCTGAAAAACACGGCACATCCAAAATCTGTTTCATCAATAAAATGGACAGAATGGGTGCAGACTTCTTTGCTGTTCTTAATGAAATAAAAACCAAGCTGAATGCTGTTCCATTGGCCATTCAGATTCCGATTGGAGCTGAAAACGATTTTGAAGGCGTTATTGATCTTATCAAAATGAAAGCCTTATACTGGACAGATGAAAATGGAGAAACCATTATGGAAAAGAAAATTCCTGCTGCTTCTATGACAGAAGCCCATGAATACAGAGTTAAATTAATGGAAACTCTGGCAGAGAATGATGAGATGTTCTTTGAAGTTTTTATGGATACTGAACAGATTGCCACTGTTGAAATGATTTCAGAAGCTATACAAAGAGTCTGCAGATCCGGATCAGCTGTTCCTGTTTTATGTGGTTCAGCCTTTAAAAATAAGGGAATCCAGCCTCTTCTTGATGCTGTCGTAACGTATCTTCCGGCACCGGATCAGCTTGCTGACCTCCAGGGAAGAGATCCTCAAACGGAAGAAACGGTAACACTGGAAAGAAATGAGGAAGCTGCTTTTTCAGGACTTGTTTTCAAAGTGATAATTGATAAACATATGGGAAGACTGGCTATGCTTCGTGTCTATTCCGGAAAAATCAAATCCGGAGATACGATACTGAATGTAAGAACGGGTGAAAGCTTCAGGATTTCGAGAATTTTACAGATGCAGTCTGATAAA
Encoded here:
- a CDS encoding toxic anion resistance protein codes for the protein MDNQENQPIDPLGSIEPLKTFEPTPMAPPTPAQPAQNAAPAVLVDREGNVNLTQLQSEERQKYEVLANSIDETNPGSIVNFGAELQKTLTNQSDSFLGNVRRSNSGEVGGLINDLLVELNYVDVEELNGNKVKSFLSKLPFMKKVMTQVENLFAKYDKIINNIEQISYKVNAGIITSTKDNAVLQTIFESNVNSIKQIEELVIAGNIRMERAAGELAQMEANPQIYQDYQIADKRDFIARLDRRMADLKVVRVIMMQSLPQIRLVQNNNVSIAEKAQTILTTTLPVWKNQLSLAVAMYRQQQNIEIQQKVSSTTEEILRKNAERLGQNSVNVARANEQTIVSVETLRETTSMLINTLNEVKQIQKQGADNRRKLDQDLQTLEHELKANVRG
- a CDS encoding TerD family protein, whose translation is MAINLQKGQRENINAPKFTVGLGWDINNTSTGTAFDLDASLFLLGDDKKLVSDNHFIFYNNLESPDKSVIHTGDNLTGEGAGDDEQIKIDLTKIDSAIKEITVVVTIHEADSRKQNFGQVRNSFIRIFNTDTNEEILKYELDEDFSIETAVEFGRIYNRNGEWKFEAVGAGQRDGLEKFVSIYQK
- a CDS encoding phosphoribosyltransferase family protein, whose amino-acid sequence is MNKRYSLHHIHSADEFTFSPAEYSYFKYGDKSYAEKFARELFDGFISANEELLNTDKEIVVLPSPYMAIPTASNFLCFYFKKHLDFYLFQKGKKSSILSKINRNHTYITDYGNLNFEDRKNLIANDTYYIDKDFLRGKLCIFIDDIKITGSHEYTVNRILNEYNVEADFMFLYYAELMNFDLDPKIENFFNYYAVKNVKHVAEVMNKESFQFNTRIVKYILGLESSNFDYLTSQVKKEQMDLLLELAISNNYHLIKEYENNINTLTQTELYYGY
- a CDS encoding HAD family hydrolase, whose amino-acid sequence is MKTDIDIHNHSHFSFDLWLTLIKSHPEFKAKRVELFSSFFNVDKPIEQVAKTVKYYDDLCNTINEVTGGNIDTFEIYLMILGSLDVDVKQLNKENLNEFYNKSEELFLEYKPVVIFENIHDFFEDIKNQGKTINILSNTGFIKGKTMRKFLIHENLDQYIDFHIYSDEINCSKPNPLIFQEVKNKIKDQNLAMNQILHIGDNPVADYQGAKNFGFSAHLLKH
- the fusA gene encoding elongation factor G produces the protein MKYNTRNIGIIAHVDAGKTTLSERLLYYTGLIHKIGNVDDGNTTMDKDIQERNRGITISSAAVSTQWKKDNNVYNINIIDTPGHIDFAVEVERSLRVLDSVIAVFCASSGVQPQTENVWFQAEKHGTSKICFINKMDRMGADFFAVLNEIKTKLNAVPLAIQIPIGAENDFEGVIDLIKMKALYWTDENGETIMEKKIPAASMTEAHEYRVKLMETLAENDEMFFEVFMDTEQIATVEMISEAIQRVCRSGSAVPVLCGSAFKNKGIQPLLDAVVTYLPAPDQLADLQGRDPQTEETVTLERNEEAAFSGLVFKVIIDKHMGRLAMLRVYSGKIKSGDTILNVRTGESFRISRILQMQSDKTLSMDEAKAGDIVALTGIKDAKTGDSLSSLEKPILLEAITIPTPVIRVAIEPKTNGDEKSFGLVLAKIQEEDPSLVVERDPQTGETLLSGLGELHLEVTLEKIRLNHGIEINQGKPKVSYREILTETKVHREKLSKQNGGSGQFADITFEIGPGNDNGLEFINMIKGGVIPTEFIPSVEKGFREAMEYGPLNGYPLENMKITLLDGSFHAQDSAAFDFEIAAREGFKTAAKGCSPKLMEPVMQIEIQSIEEYTGAVTADINRRRGMITSIDEKSGRKIFAAEVPLASTFGYISDLRTLTSGRASISMKLSHYALVPDFIANTLIT